Proteins from a genomic interval of bacterium:
- the flgB gene encoding flagellar basal body rod protein FlgB, with protein MRTPLLDPTLQGLANALTVHNRRHTVLATNLANVETPGYRAQDVDFRTELRRAFQAPEVGGTAKVDPRVIDDDDVAPRADGNTVDLDMQMAELSDNAGRYVALTRILSKRLGLLRSAIEGTR; from the coding sequence ATGCGCACACCGCTGCTCGATCCGACCCTCCAGGGGCTCGCCAACGCCCTCACGGTGCACAACCGGCGCCACACCGTGCTGGCGACGAACCTCGCCAACGTCGAGACGCCGGGCTACCGCGCCCAGGACGTCGACTTCCGCACCGAGCTGCGCCGCGCGTTCCAGGCGCCGGAGGTCGGCGGCACGGCGAAGGTCGATCCCCGCGTGATCGACGACGACGACGTCGCGCCACGCGCCGACGGCAACACCGTCGATCTCGACATGCAGATGGCCGAGCTCTCGGACAACGCCGGCCGCTACGTGGCGCTGACGCGCATCCTCTCGAAGCGTCTCGGCCTCCTGCGCTCGGCCATCGAAGGGACCCGCTGA
- a CDS encoding sigma-54-dependent Fis family transcriptional regulator has product MMDGRRILVVDDESGMRAGLVEVLTRGGGLVEAAASAEEALERLERGGIELLVTDLRLPGRSGLELLRETRRAELEVPAIVITAHGTIEDAVAAMKLGAIDFLQKPFSPGDLLHLATRALAERSGPAPAPRRGRGEGVRRPIVSHDPAVMKLLEVAENVASSRAPVLIQGESGTGKELLARYIHDAGSRRGRPFVAVNCAALPRDLLESELFGHERGAFTGALTRKTGKFELANGGTILLDEIGEMEPALQAKLLRVLQEYEVDRVGGTAPVPIDVRVVATTNRRLRDMVDRGTFREDLFYRLAVIPLTMPSLRDRKGDIDLLAEHFVKRFASGRPRTLSDAARAVLRERAWPGNVRELEHAIERAVLLCAGTEVTAEELLDREPAPQRMGAGMLAGLTVREMERRLILETLQRTNQNRTHAARLLGISIRTLRNKLAEYRRHGELGPEAAGAEAS; this is encoded by the coding sequence ATGATGGACGGACGGCGGATCCTGGTGGTGGACGACGAGAGCGGCATGCGTGCCGGCCTCGTCGAGGTGCTGACCCGCGGCGGCGGGCTGGTGGAGGCGGCGGCGAGCGCGGAGGAGGCGCTGGAGCGCCTCGAGCGCGGCGGCATCGAGCTGCTCGTGACCGACCTGCGCCTGCCCGGTCGCTCGGGCCTGGAGCTGCTGCGCGAGACGCGGCGGGCCGAGCTCGAGGTGCCGGCGATCGTCATCACGGCGCACGGCACGATCGAGGACGCGGTGGCGGCGATGAAGCTCGGCGCCATCGACTTCCTGCAGAAGCCGTTCTCACCGGGCGACCTCCTGCACCTGGCGACGCGCGCGCTCGCGGAGCGCAGCGGACCTGCGCCGGCGCCGCGGCGCGGGCGCGGCGAAGGGGTGCGCCGGCCGATCGTGAGCCACGACCCGGCGGTCATGAAGCTCCTGGAGGTCGCGGAGAACGTGGCGTCGAGCCGCGCGCCCGTCCTGATCCAGGGCGAGAGCGGCACCGGCAAGGAGCTGCTCGCGCGCTACATCCACGACGCCGGCAGCCGCCGCGGCCGCCCGTTCGTCGCGGTCAACTGCGCCGCGCTGCCGCGCGATCTCCTCGAGAGCGAGCTGTTCGGCCACGAGCGCGGCGCCTTCACCGGCGCGCTCACCCGCAAGACCGGCAAGTTCGAGCTGGCCAACGGCGGCACGATCCTGCTCGACGAGATCGGCGAGATGGAGCCGGCGCTGCAGGCGAAGCTGCTGCGCGTCCTGCAGGAGTACGAGGTCGACCGCGTCGGCGGCACGGCCCCGGTGCCGATCGACGTGCGCGTCGTCGCGACCACGAACCGCCGCCTGCGCGACATGGTCGACCGCGGCACGTTCCGCGAGGATCTCTTCTACCGCCTGGCGGTGATCCCGCTCACCATGCCGTCGCTGCGCGATCGCAAGGGCGACATCGACCTCCTCGCGGAGCACTTCGTGAAGCGCTTCGCGTCGGGCCGTCCGAGGACGCTCTCGGACGCCGCCCGCGCCGTCCTGCGCGAGCGCGCCTGGCCGGGCAACGTCCGCGAGCTGGAGCACGCTATCGAGCGTGCCGTCCTGCTCTGCGCGGGCACCGAGGTGACGGCGGAGGAGCTGCTCGACCGCGAGCCCGCGCCGCAGCGCATGGGCGCCGGCATGCTGGCCGGCCTCACCGTGCGCGAGATGGAGCGGCGTCTCATCCTGGAGACGCTCCAGCGCACCAACCAGAACCGCACGCACGCGGCACGGCTGCTCGGCATCAGCATCCGCACGCTGCGCAACAAGCTGGCGGAGTACCGCCGGCACGGCGAGCTCGGGCCCGAGGCGGCCGGAGCGGAGGCATCCTGA
- a CDS encoding PAS domain-containing protein yields the protein MTPPRGTFRPLQRTLLAPVLAVALLAALVIGYATYCAVAARLEAQVVRRGSTIVDAVVSAVEVVDERTVLQRVVAALGAERDVDLVVVAGGRPARVMAATRGAWVGVPLERLPAGPARSLTAALDGRVPRAWIGGADAADVVGGLVFGNDRLGAPVLSHGAVLVRLSTRDVRRELVTVARWVALGLGLTVLAVVALAWVLVRRHVSRPLEQMVAAMDRRAAGDLAAHVPVCAADEIGTLATTLNGLVDAIAAGEARLRELAETIEDAFWIWDPAQPMRPVYVSPGFTRIYGFPREAVLADGRRAVAAVHPDDRARTVARWQAEMGTAYEDEHRIVRGDGAVRWVRTRAFPIRDDAGRLLRVVGVESDVTARHEAAAELEAARARAESAAQAKAEFLAMMSHEIRTPMNGVIGMTGLLLDTPLTPEQRDHTETIRHSAEALLAIINDILDFSKIEAGRLRLEEVDFEPRLAVEEVLELFADAAQARGLELLAAIDADVPALVGGDVGRLRQILVNLVGNAMKFTERGRIVVGVTVAEATDAAVVLRTAVTDTGIGIAPAMQARLFAPFVQADGSTTRRYGGTGLGLAICRRLAELMGGRIGVDSMPGEGSTFWCTVRVVRRAAPASAVLAPLRGARVLIVDDDPPARMHLAEQLDAMGADVHTAGGVAAAETRLAGNGRWAALVVDAGLTPADPLAAVRTLRAAAPVPVVLLVGPRARARARGDRGRRRRRRRDAPVRLAAAAGCARRRARRRSRTRARAERAPRDAACGPRPARAGGGGQSGEPAPGAGAAREARLHRGRGRQRARGRGRMGGAAVRRRADGLPDARGRRLRGDGGDPRARAERPAHPDRGDDGQRDARRPRALPGGGHGRLRGEAGAPGAAARRAGADRGAGTVRGRDDVRPGRDAGREPGGGPGGAGLAARAGGGGRGPRCLRRARRDLPRRRARELCGAPGGVRRRRRHGDRAHGPPPAGRGGEHGRQPDGRARPAPRGPRGRGPARRARSRRRRARDRARPRRRRAGAARRSRQRLTGAAAPAGRGPSRLWPECQPPPRGRAGGRQEAPEAEGFARWHRACSLRRSVGQARGLLRWCGRLMVGAVVIGGTAGARGVDLPPHGAQGGRSLVAPSPRIERIEVGEREVRILLSARAEGLARRLPASDGAPERVYVDVAGTQLDPRLARAFAGRGQVRAVRTGQHDPSTARVVIELERPTGFTLGARGRELRLRLAPEPVAAAPAPRPLATPAPRVPVRDAAAPARPAGRLAVATVAARRLAAPPPAGRPARRRGARQAGGCRRASRPSDDAARARRRRCPYLPSLPLEAAAPVPTPPSGADRRHAVHAGAGHAPRAAGPRARRVRRPAACRCATLRRWRSDGTVPPPPPAQPASTAALFLAGDVLLARALVGQDDTLEAIAAYERAVRNAPDFAEAPRAQLMVGLAAAWLGFQPEASSAYAIFLDRFPSDALAPYARLGLAAALRARGRLDDARKRLREARVSGGAELACECRVEEARQERAVGRADAAATLFRRVAAECPETVATTPSALHDRAEAIAAAGGRAEARALLDAPRERTTPEEDAKLDLLQGRLALEDEDLNTARVAFERVLGRRVARATVLEAEIGLARLDVRGDAGRAAARLTELAAGDGPAAPRAELLGEAADATARSGRFGDALDILDRAAQLGPQGQREADARRAGLLGDLVRSLRAAEDWPGLATLYAAHTTTVRQVLDPRDRAVIADALARLGLPGEAARLLAFDATGRDPGGRIAYAEAALVAGAVAGRAARWRGSSRAPWNPRSSRGSPACGPGSRSPTATRTAAGLAAERSWTTPSTARSPPPSSSAGDAALAGGRLGERRDGALRGAAAFGPACGPGRAPPPVSCASPSRAATGAKARLALAAATESGDPLVRRAAVALGRVELPAGPAADGVPLTPVEPASLEERHAH from the coding sequence GTGACGCCGCCGCGCGGGACGTTCCGTCCCCTCCAGCGCACGTTGCTCGCCCCGGTGCTGGCGGTGGCCCTGCTGGCGGCGCTCGTCATCGGCTATGCTACCTACTGCGCCGTCGCCGCGCGGCTCGAGGCGCAGGTCGTGCGGCGCGGCAGCACCATCGTGGACGCGGTGGTGTCGGCGGTGGAGGTGGTCGACGAGCGCACGGTCCTCCAGCGCGTCGTCGCCGCGCTCGGCGCCGAGCGCGACGTGGATCTCGTGGTGGTCGCCGGCGGGCGGCCGGCGCGGGTCATGGCCGCCACGCGCGGCGCGTGGGTGGGGGTGCCGCTCGAGCGCCTGCCGGCCGGCCCGGCGCGCTCGCTCACCGCAGCGCTCGACGGCCGGGTGCCGCGGGCGTGGATCGGCGGTGCCGACGCGGCCGACGTGGTGGGCGGGCTCGTGTTCGGCAACGACCGCCTCGGCGCGCCCGTGCTGTCGCACGGCGCGGTGCTCGTGCGCCTCTCGACGCGCGACGTCCGGCGCGAGCTGGTGACGGTCGCCCGCTGGGTGGCGCTCGGCCTCGGGCTCACGGTGCTGGCCGTCGTGGCGCTCGCCTGGGTGCTGGTGCGCCGTCACGTGTCGCGGCCGCTCGAGCAGATGGTGGCGGCGATGGACCGGCGCGCCGCCGGCGACCTCGCGGCGCACGTCCCCGTCTGCGCCGCGGACGAGATCGGTACGCTGGCGACGACGCTGAACGGCCTCGTCGACGCCATCGCCGCCGGCGAGGCGCGGCTGCGCGAGCTGGCCGAGACCATCGAGGACGCCTTCTGGATCTGGGACCCGGCCCAGCCGATGCGGCCAGTCTACGTCAGCCCGGGGTTCACGCGCATCTACGGCTTTCCGCGCGAGGCCGTGCTGGCGGACGGGCGGCGGGCGGTCGCCGCCGTCCATCCGGACGATCGCGCGCGGACCGTCGCGCGCTGGCAGGCGGAGATGGGCACCGCCTACGAGGACGAGCACCGCATCGTGCGCGGCGACGGCGCCGTGCGCTGGGTGCGGACGCGTGCGTTCCCGATCCGCGACGACGCGGGCCGGCTCCTGCGCGTCGTCGGCGTCGAGAGCGACGTCACCGCACGCCACGAGGCGGCCGCGGAGCTGGAGGCGGCGCGGGCGCGGGCGGAGTCGGCGGCGCAGGCCAAGGCGGAGTTCCTGGCCATGATGAGCCACGAGATCCGCACGCCCATGAACGGCGTGATCGGCATGACCGGGCTCCTCCTCGACACGCCGCTCACCCCCGAGCAGCGCGACCACACCGAGACGATCCGCCACTCGGCCGAGGCCCTGCTCGCGATCATCAACGACATCCTCGACTTCTCGAAGATCGAGGCGGGCCGCCTGAGGCTCGAGGAGGTCGACTTCGAGCCGCGTCTCGCGGTCGAGGAGGTGCTCGAGCTGTTCGCCGACGCCGCGCAGGCACGCGGGCTCGAGCTGCTCGCGGCGATCGACGCGGACGTCCCCGCGCTGGTCGGCGGCGACGTCGGGCGGCTGCGCCAGATCCTCGTGAACCTGGTCGGCAACGCGATGAAGTTCACGGAGCGCGGGCGCATCGTCGTGGGCGTCACCGTGGCCGAGGCGACGGACGCCGCCGTCGTGCTCCGCACGGCGGTGACCGATACCGGCATCGGGATCGCTCCGGCCATGCAGGCGCGCCTCTTCGCACCGTTCGTGCAGGCGGACGGCTCGACGACGCGGCGCTACGGCGGCACGGGACTCGGGCTGGCGATCTGCCGGCGGCTGGCCGAGCTGATGGGCGGTCGCATCGGCGTCGACAGCATGCCGGGCGAGGGCAGCACCTTCTGGTGCACGGTGCGCGTCGTGCGCCGGGCGGCGCCGGCGAGCGCGGTGCTGGCGCCGCTGCGGGGCGCGCGCGTCCTCATCGTCGACGACGATCCGCCGGCGCGCATGCACCTGGCCGAGCAGCTCGACGCGATGGGCGCCGACGTGCACACGGCCGGGGGCGTGGCCGCCGCAGAGACGCGTCTTGCCGGAAACGGACGCTGGGCGGCGCTCGTGGTCGACGCCGGCCTGACGCCGGCCGACCCGCTGGCCGCGGTGCGCACGCTGCGCGCGGCGGCGCCGGTGCCCGTCGTCCTGCTCGTGGGGCCGCGGGCTCGCGCCCGAGCCCGCGGCGACCGCGGTCGCCGGCGTCGCCGGCGTCGTGACGCGCCCGTCCGGCTGGCCGCCGCTGCAGGGTGCGCTCGTCGCCGCGCTCGGCGCCGCTCCCGCACCCGCGCCCGCGCCGAGCGTGCGCCACGGGACGCTGCGTGCGGCCCTCGGCCTGCGCGTGCTGGTGGCGGAGGACAATCCGGTGAACCAGCGCCTGGCGCTGGCGCTGCTCGCGAAGCTCGGCTGCACCGCGGACGCGGTCGGCAACGGGCGCGAGGCCGTGGCCGCATGGGCGGCGCGGCCGTACGACGTCGTGCTGATGGACTGCCAGATGCCCGAGGTCGACGGCTTCGAGGCGACGGCGGCGATCCGCGCGCGCGAGCCGAACGGCCGGCGCATCCCGATCGTGGCGATGACGGCCAACGCGATGCCCGGCGACCGCGAGCGCTGCCTGGCGGCGGGCATGGACGACTACGTGGCGAAGCCGGTGCGCCCGGAGCTGCTGCGCGACGCGCTGGCGCGGATCGCGGGGCAGGGACGGTGCGAGGACGCGACGACGTGCGACCAGGGCGGGACGCGGGACGCGAGCCCGGCGGTGGACCCGGAGGTGCTGGCCTCGCTGCGCGAGCTGGGGGAGGAGGCCGGGGACCCCGCTGCCTACGACGTGCTCGTCGGGACCTTCCTCGCCGGCGCGCGCGAGAGCTGTGCGGCGCTCCAGGAGGCGTTCGCCGCCGGCGACGCCACGGCGATCGCGCGCACGGCCCACCGCCTGCGGGGCGGGGCGGCGAGCATGGGCGCCAGCCCGATGGCCGCGCTCGCCCGGCGCCTCGAGGACCTCGCGGTCGCGGGCCGGCTCGCCGAGCTCGGTCCCGACGTCGGCGCGCTCGAGACCGAGCTCGGCCGCGTCGTCGCCGCGCTGGCGCCGCCCGTCGCTCCCGGCAGCGACTGACCGGGGCGGCAGCTCCTGCCGGCCGCGGACCGTCAAGGCTCTGGCCGGAGTGTCAGCCCCCGCCGCGCGGGCGGGCCGGCGGCAGGCAGGAAGCACCGGAAGCGGAAGGGTTTGCCCGGTGGCACCGGGCTTGCTCCCTCCGCCGCTCCGTGGGGCAGGCGCGGGGGCTGCTGAGGTGGTGCGGCCGGCTGATGGTGGGTGCGGTGGTGATCGGTGGAACGGCCGGCGCCCGTGGTGTGGATCTGCCCCCACACGGTGCACAGGGGGGACGGAGCCTGGTGGCCCCGTCCCCCCGCATCGAACGCATCGAGGTCGGCGAGCGCGAGGTCCGCATCCTCCTGAGCGCTCGGGCGGAGGGGCTGGCCCGGCGTCTGCCCGCGAGCGACGGCGCGCCGGAGCGCGTCTACGTCGACGTGGCCGGGACGCAGCTCGATCCGCGCCTGGCGCGCGCCTTTGCCGGCCGCGGGCAGGTGCGGGCGGTGCGCACGGGACAGCACGATCCGTCGACCGCGCGCGTGGTGATCGAGCTCGAGCGGCCGACGGGCTTCACGCTCGGCGCGCGCGGGCGTGAGCTGCGCCTGCGGCTCGCGCCGGAGCCGGTCGCCGCGGCGCCGGCGCCGCGCCCGCTCGCCACGCCGGCGCCGCGCGTGCCGGTGCGCGACGCGGCCGCGCCCGCGCGTCCCGCCGGGCGCCTCGCGGTGGCGACGGTCGCCGCGCGCCGCCTGGCTGCGCCGCCGCCGGCCGGCCGCCCCGCCCGCCGCCGCGGCGCCCGGCAGGCCGGCGGCTGCCGCCGGGCGAGCCGGCCGTCGGACGACGCAGCCCGGGCCCGTCGGCGCCGGTGCCCGTACCTGCCGTCCCTGCCGCTCGAGGCCGCGGCGCCGGTGCCGACGCCGCCGTCCGGCGCTGATCGCCGGCACGCCGTACACGCTGGTGCAGGGCATGCGCCTCGTGCTGCCGGCCCTCGAGCGCGCCGAGTACGGCGACCGGCGGCGTGCCGCTGCGCGACGCTCCGCCGGTGGCGCAGCGACGGCACCGTGCCGCCGCCGCCGCCGGCGCAGCCCGCGTCGACGGCCGCGCTGTTCCTCGCCGGCGACGTGCTCCTGGCGCGCGCGCTGGTCGGCCAGGACGACACGCTGGAGGCGATCGCGGCCTACGAGCGCGCCGTGCGCAACGCCCCCGACTTCGCGGAGGCGCCGCGCGCGCAGCTGATGGTGGGACTCGCGGCGGCATGGCTCGGCTTCCAGCCGGAGGCCAGCTCCGCCTATGCGATCTTCCTCGACCGCTTCCCGTCGGATGCGCTCGCACCGTACGCGCGCCTCGGGCTCGCCGCCGCGCTGCGCGCGCGGGGTCGGCTCGACGACGCGCGCAAGCGCCTGCGCGAGGCGCGCGTCTCGGGCGGAGCGGAGCTCGCCTGCGAGTGTCGCGTCGAAGAGGCGCGGCAGGAGCGCGCCGTCGGCCGCGCCGACGCCGCGGCGACGCTCTTCCGCCGCGTCGCCGCCGAGTGCCCGGAGACGGTGGCGACGACGCCGAGCGCGCTGCACGATCGCGCCGAGGCGATCGCCGCCGCCGGCGGTCGGGCCGAGGCCCGGGCGCTGCTCGATGCGCCGCGCGAGCGCACCACGCCGGAGGAGGACGCCAAGCTGGACCTGCTCCAGGGACGGCTCGCGCTCGAGGACGAGGATCTGAACACCGCGCGGGTCGCCTTCGAGCGCGTGCTCGGACGGCGCGTCGCGCGCGCGACCGTGCTCGAGGCCGAGATCGGCCTCGCCCGGCTCGACGTCCGCGGCGACGCCGGCCGTGCCGCCGCGCGCCTCACCGAGCTCGCCGCCGGCGACGGCCCGGCCGCGCCGCGCGCCGAGCTGCTCGGCGAGGCCGCCGACGCCACCGCGCGCAGCGGTCGCTTCGGCGACGCGCTCGACATCCTCGATCGCGCCGCGCAGCTCGGCCCGCAGGGGCAGCGCGAGGCCGACGCTCGCCGCGCCGGGCTTCTCGGCGATCTGGTCCGCTCGCTGCGCGCCGCCGAGGACTGGCCGGGGCTGGCGACGCTCTACGCCGCGCACACGACCACGGTGCGCCAGGTGCTCGACCCGCGCGACCGCGCGGTGATCGCCGACGCGCTCGCCCGCCTCGGTCTGCCGGGCGAGGCCGCACGCCTGCTCGCGTTCGACGCCACCGGCCGCGACCCGGGGGGCCGCATCGCCTACGCCGAGGCGGCGCTCGTGGCCGGCGCCGTCGCCGGGCGCGCGGCGCGGTGGCGCGGATCGAGCCGCGCACCATGGAATCCGCGCTCGTCCCGCGGCTCGCCCGCGTGCGGACCCGGATCGCGCTCGCCGACGGCGACCCGAACCGCCGCGGGCCTCGCGGCGGAGCGCTCCTGGACGACGCCCTCGACGGCGAGATCGCCGCCGCCTTCGTCGTCGGCGGGCGACGCCGCGCTCGCCGGTGGGCGACTGGGTGAACGCCGCGACGGCGCGTTACGAGGCGCAGCCGCCTTCGGCCCGGCGTGCGGGCCCGGGCGGGCGCCGCCGCCGGTCTCGTGCGCATCGCCTTCACGCGCCGCGACGGGGGCGAAGGCGCGGCTCGCGCTCGCCGCCGCGACCGAGAGCGGCGATCCGCTCGTGCGTCGCGCCGCGGTCGCGCTGGGGCGCGTGGAGCTGCCCGCCGGGCCTGCGGCCGACGGCGTCCCGCTGACGCCGGTCGAGCCCGCCTCGCTGGAGGAACGCCATGCCCATTGA
- a CDS encoding ABC transporter substrate-binding protein, with product MTPSGGRRAGVRGPGGRRRGNRWLCAGVLALVLAGCRAESPAPIRIAVHPWPPFDLLYLAQEQGLFAEAGVPVHLVELSSLADARRAYERGQTDGLACTVVELLGARSVAGRDPQAILVVDTSDGADVVLARPGLGDVAALRGRRVAAEPASSGVYLLARALVAHGLTLADVAPVFIDQTHIAEAFAAGEVDAAVTYPPFAAGLERLGAVPVFSSRALPGEIVDVVALDAALVAERPHHARAIARAFEAARRFAEAHPDEAHATMAAREGIEPREFRAVLGRGIRLVPAHEQARYLAPGGLLELTLPRVDAVMRRIGHLGGPSRVPGAVARLDPGSGPP from the coding sequence GTGACGCCGTCGGGCGGGCGGCGGGCCGGCGTGCGCGGGCCGGGCGGGCGGCGACGCGGCAACCGCTGGCTGTGCGCCGGCGTGCTGGCGCTCGTCCTCGCGGGCTGCCGCGCCGAGTCGCCGGCGCCCATCCGCATCGCGGTGCACCCCTGGCCGCCGTTCGACCTCCTCTACCTGGCGCAGGAGCAGGGGCTCTTCGCCGAGGCCGGCGTGCCGGTGCACCTCGTCGAGCTGAGCTCGCTCGCGGACGCGCGCCGCGCCTACGAGCGCGGCCAGACCGACGGGCTCGCCTGCACCGTCGTCGAGCTGCTCGGCGCACGCAGCGTAGCCGGCCGCGATCCCCAGGCGATCCTCGTGGTCGACACCTCCGACGGGGCCGACGTGGTGCTCGCGCGGCCGGGCCTGGGCGACGTGGCGGCGCTCCGCGGCCGGCGCGTCGCGGCCGAGCCGGCGTCGAGCGGCGTCTACCTGCTCGCGCGCGCGCTCGTGGCGCACGGTCTGACGCTCGCGGACGTCGCGCCGGTGTTCATCGACCAGACGCACATCGCCGAGGCGTTCGCCGCCGGCGAGGTCGACGCGGCGGTGACGTATCCGCCGTTCGCGGCGGGGCTGGAGCGGTTGGGGGCGGTGCCCGTGTTCAGCAGCCGCGCGCTGCCGGGCGAGATCGTCGACGTGGTCGCGCTCGACGCCGCGCTCGTCGCCGAGCGCCCGCACCACGCCCGGGCCATCGCGCGCGCCTTCGAGGCCGCGCGGCGCTTCGCCGAGGCGCACCCCGACGAGGCGCACGCGACGATGGCGGCGCGCGAGGGCATCGAGCCGCGCGAGTTCCGCGCCGTGCTGGGGCGCGGCATCCGCCTCGTGCCGGCGCACGAGCAGGCCCGCTACCTCGCGCCGGGCGGGCTCCTCGAGCTGACGCTGCCGCGGGTCGACGCAGTCATGCGGCGCATCGGCCATCTGGGCGGTCCGTCGCGGGTGCCGGGCGCGGTCGCGCGGCTCGACCCGGGGAGCGGGCCGCCGTGA
- a CDS encoding glycosyltransferase family 9 protein, protein MRRVLVVNLTRFGDLLQTGPTIAGLREEHPDAHVTVVVERNFAAVCDGLPGIDRVWPIDLDALGRTMLRDDLLGAYRTVEALVTALRAERFDLALNYSSSKMSAVLLRLIGVADTRGWTMTSDGHRLISHPWSRLFSASCLQRRQAPFNLVDYYKRVAGVRRGPQALAYRVPAAAHAAVAERLAAAGAAPGVPLVGFQLGASRAVRRWPAARFVAVARLLAERIGARVVLCGGGGDRPVAEEIAAALGPLAIDCCGRTSVDELGALLARCDVLVTGDTGPMHMAVAVGTPVVALFFGPALPFDTGPYAPDHVCLHAEVACAPCDHNVTCLEPFCRDTFAPEAVAEAVVARRAGDWTALAAASVRWPDVAWYRTGFDAEGLFEAVRLGPAAASRAETLRRAYRLFWKAELDGTPPAPLGAALPAEARTLARLAELASEGRAQAARVEALARDAADLAGLETAARRLEELDAALLRFGAMHEPASLLCQVLRFDKENLDGDDVPALAAATRGLHDRLAERAERLATLLQGGRTDAHHA, encoded by the coding sequence ATGAGGCGCGTCCTGGTCGTGAACCTCACCCGCTTCGGGGATCTCCTCCAGACCGGGCCGACGATCGCCGGGCTGCGCGAGGAGCACCCGGACGCGCACGTGACGGTGGTGGTCGAGCGCAACTTCGCCGCCGTCTGCGACGGCCTGCCCGGCATCGACCGCGTCTGGCCGATCGACCTCGACGCGCTCGGCCGCACCATGCTGCGGGACGACCTCCTCGGCGCCTACCGCACGGTCGAGGCGCTGGTGACGGCGCTGCGCGCCGAGCGCTTCGATCTCGCGCTCAACTACTCGAGCTCCAAGATGAGCGCCGTGCTGCTGCGCCTGATCGGCGTCGCCGATACGCGCGGCTGGACGATGACCAGCGACGGCCACCGCCTGATCTCGCATCCGTGGTCGCGGCTCTTCTCGGCGAGCTGCCTGCAGCGCCGGCAGGCGCCGTTCAACCTCGTCGACTACTACAAGCGCGTCGCCGGCGTGCGCCGCGGGCCGCAGGCGCTGGCCTATCGGGTGCCCGCCGCCGCGCACGCCGCCGTCGCGGAGCGGCTCGCCGCCGCGGGCGCGGCGCCCGGCGTGCCGCTGGTCGGCTTCCAGCTCGGCGCCAGCCGCGCCGTGCGCCGCTGGCCCGCGGCGCGCTTCGTCGCCGTGGCGCGGCTGCTCGCGGAGCGCATCGGCGCGCGCGTCGTCCTCTGCGGCGGCGGCGGCGACCGGCCGGTCGCCGAGGAGATCGCGGCGGCGCTCGGGCCGCTGGCGATCGACTGCTGCGGGCGGACGTCGGTGGACGAGCTGGGGGCGCTGCTCGCACGCTGCGACGTGCTGGTGACGGGCGACACCGGGCCGATGCACATGGCGGTCGCGGTCGGCACGCCGGTGGTGGCGCTGTTCTTCGGCCCGGCGCTGCCGTTCGACACCGGGCCGTACGCGCCGGATCACGTCTGCCTGCACGCCGAGGTCGCGTGCGCGCCGTGCGACCACAACGTCACCTGCCTCGAGCCGTTCTGCCGCGACACGTTCGCGCCCGAGGCGGTCGCCGAGGCGGTGGTGGCGCGGCGCGCTGGCGACTGGACGGCGCTCGCGGCGGCCTCGGTGCGCTGGCCGGACGTGGCCTGGTATCGCACCGGCTTCGACGCCGAGGGCCTCTTCGAGGCCGTGCGCCTCGGGCCGGCGGCGGCGAGCCGCGCCGAGACGCTGCGCCGCGCCTATCGGCTGTTCTGGAAGGCCGAGCTCGACGGCACGCCGCCGGCGCCGCTCGGCGCCGCGCTGCCGGCCGAGGCGCGCACGCTCGCGCGGCTCGCCGAGCTGGCGAGCGAAGGGCGGGCGCAGGCGGCGCGCGTCGAGGCCCTGGCCCGCGACGCGGCCGACCTCGCGGGTCTGGAGACCGCGGCCCGCCGGCTCGAGGAGCTCGACGCCGCGCTGCTGCGCTTCGGCGCCATGCACGAGCCCGCGAGCCTGCTCTGCCAGGTGCTGCGCTTCGACAAGGAGAACCTCGACGGCGACGACGTGCCGGCTCTCGCCGCCGCCACCCGTGGCCTGCACGACCGGCTCGCCGAGCGCGCCGAGCGTCTCGCGACGTTGCTCCAGGGAGGACGAACCGATGCACATCACGCTTGA